A window of the Ipomoea triloba cultivar NCNSP0323 chromosome 14, ASM357664v1 genome harbors these coding sequences:
- the LOC116004389 gene encoding splicing factor 1 isoform X2: MDWEENQDTLTASSIPHYKLNAEKIKSLELEKREAIGEVLKLNPNYKPPAGYKPIQKEGKVPIPIKEHPGYNFIGLIFGHVSDTHKRLEKETGAKVKVYGIKADTGQKVEVTSADGNESCSSYQEMYVQVLADTYEKVDAAVSLIELLVNPVSVKAGSTSMTSSSNGMAATDNPGVVQPIAGSGLAPAHGHFQQYPWFPRSASQNTIATLPGSMSSTDPPAAVVGNPIQVSSLSNPSSAPSLFGPPGMVAGLGSVPQNPSLVSSRPNTPLVSQQPYMPLTPLGQIGAPRNPLITASESTAFHQNMVVPPQISVNQSMATGTSQVFRPPISNQSLPSAGGHTGWSGWNSPVAQGTNMMPMTPPIAAAQGSHPLVSNPRGISVAAPVGFPHGNPSGSAPAGIVNQQSANSLLQSQMRHPLPQHPPSGHPNSTLPPQPAIPNSVTGRPSNFDAMNPLPIGAPRPQQSGSSDFIFQPHRPNSASQVIPRPVSRFDPPNIPLQNQLIQPGHAPQTPSIRPEMLNLNPSHAMPSFAELQVNNRMIQRQPIPVNFAGGPAGPPPPIRPMPFPNSGSPSFAHMHPRNFNPVAPPVNSGSYPPRTGNLMFHQNNPAMMTHPPNFPTSNNEFRPSKPGPGPFGVQQTYDPFSPTSLS; the protein is encoded by the exons ATGGACTGGGAAGAGAACCAAGACACATTAACAGCCTCTAGTATTCCGCATTATAAACTTAATGCTGAG aaaataaaatcattggAACTTGAAAAGCGAGAAGCCATTG GTGAAGTTCTAAAACTAAATCCTAACTATAAGCCACCTGCTGGCTACAAACCTATCCAGAAAGAAGGAAAAGTTCCTATCCCT ATCAAAGAGCATCCTGGGTACAATTTCATTGGCTTGATCTTTGGACATGTGAGCGACACTCATAAACGACTGGAAAAG GAAACTGGAGCTAAAGTAAAAGTTTATGGTATTAAAGCAGATACAGGACAAAAG GTCGAAGTTACCTCTGCTGATGGAAATGAATCATGCAGTTCATACCAGGAGATGTATGTTCAAGTGTTGGCTGATACATATGAGAAGGTTGATGCTGCAGTGTCTTTAATTGAACTGCTGGTCAACCCAGTTTCA GTAAAGGCAGGTTCTACATCAATGACTAGTTCTAGTAATGGCATGGCTGCTACTGATAACCCAGGAGTGGTTCAACCAATTGCAGGGTCTGGGCTTGCTCCAGCACATGGCCATTTCCAACAATATCCATGGTTTCCTAGAAGTGCATCTCAGAATACAATTGCTACACTACCGGGATCAATGTCCTCTACGGATCCTCCAGCTGCTGTAGTTGGCAACCCAATCCAAGTATCTTCACTGTCAAACCCCTCAAGTGCACCCTCACTATTTGGCCCACCAGGTATGGTAGCTGGGCTTGGTTCGGTTCCTCAAAATCCTTCACTTGTATCTTCAAGACCGAATACACCTCTAGTTTCTCAGCAGCCATACATGCCTCTCACTCCACTTGGACAAATTGGTGCTCCTAGAAATCCTCTGATCACTGCTTCTGAATCTACAGCTTTTCATCAGAATATGGTAGTTCCTCCTCAAATATCTGTTAACCAATCCATGGCAACAGGGACCTCACAAGTTTTCAGACCGCCTATCTCTAACCAATCACTGCCTTCTGCTGGGGGCCATACTGGATGGTCAGGATGGAACTCTCCAGTGGCTCAAGGTACAAACATGATGCCAATGACTCCACCGATAGCTGCCGCACAAGGAAGTCATCCATTGGTCTCAAATCCCAGGGGTATTTCTGTTGCAGCACCAGTAGGCTTTCCACATGGTAATCCTTCTGGTTCTGCACCAGCTGGTATAGTTAATCAGCAGTCAGCTAATTCTCTTTTACAATCTCAAATGCGGCACCCTCTTCCACAACACCCACCATCTGGTCATCCTAACTCAACACTTCCACCGCAACCTGCAATCCCAAACTCTGTTACTGGAAGGCCTTCGAACTTTGATGCCATGAATCCCCTTCCTATAGGTGCTCCAAGACCACAGCAATCTGGTTCCAGTGATTTTATATTCCAGCCTCACAGGCCAAATTCTGCCTCTCAAGTTATTCCAAGGCCGGTTAGTCGTTTTGATCCTCCGAATATTCCATTACAGAACCAATTAATTCAGCCAGGTCATGCACCTCAGACCCCATCTATTAGACCAGAAATGCTCAACTTGAACCCCTCACATGCAATGCCGAGTTTCGCTGAACTCCAAGTGAACAACAGAATGATTCAGCGGCAACCTATACCGGTCAACTTTGCTGGAGGTCCTGCTGGCCCTCCACCTCCAATTAGGCCTATGCCATTTCCAAATTCAGGTAGTCCATCTTTTGCTCACATGCATCCCAGGAACTTCAATCCAGTGGCTCCACCGGTGAACTCTGGTAGTTATCCTCCTAGAACAGGAAATCTGATGTTTCACCAGAATAATCCAGCAATGATGACTCATCCACCAAACTTTCCAACTTCGAACAATGAATTTCGACCCAGTAAGCCAGGCCCTGGCCCTTTTGGAGTGCAGCAAACATATGATCCCTTTTCACCAACATCTCTCTCTTAA
- the LOC116004389 gene encoding splicing factor 1 isoform X1, whose amino-acid sequence MSIKIEEASHNMQSTTMAPTTSAAKISIFANKSGFVIPKNKLSGSMVPVLRGGKKEGSESVNEESIKQVRRKTKWGPDLTQDTTVRKGRALAYQTRVDQIAQQLSSGPMDWEENQDTLTASSIPHYKLNAEKIKSLELEKREAIGEVLKLNPNYKPPAGYKPIQKEGKVPIPIKEHPGYNFIGLIFGHVSDTHKRLEKETGAKVKVYGIKADTGQKVEVTSADGNESCSSYQEMYVQVLADTYEKVDAAVSLIELLVNPVSVKAGSTSMTSSSNGMAATDNPGVVQPIAGSGLAPAHGHFQQYPWFPRSASQNTIATLPGSMSSTDPPAAVVGNPIQVSSLSNPSSAPSLFGPPGMVAGLGSVPQNPSLVSSRPNTPLVSQQPYMPLTPLGQIGAPRNPLITASESTAFHQNMVVPPQISVNQSMATGTSQVFRPPISNQSLPSAGGHTGWSGWNSPVAQGTNMMPMTPPIAAAQGSHPLVSNPRGISVAAPVGFPHGNPSGSAPAGIVNQQSANSLLQSQMRHPLPQHPPSGHPNSTLPPQPAIPNSVTGRPSNFDAMNPLPIGAPRPQQSGSSDFIFQPHRPNSASQVIPRPVSRFDPPNIPLQNQLIQPGHAPQTPSIRPEMLNLNPSHAMPSFAELQVNNRMIQRQPIPVNFAGGPAGPPPPIRPMPFPNSGSPSFAHMHPRNFNPVAPPVNSGSYPPRTGNLMFHQNNPAMMTHPPNFPTSNNEFRPSKPGPGPFGVQQTYDPFSPTSLS is encoded by the exons ATGAGCATAAAAATTGAGGAAGCATCTCACAATATGCAGAGCACTACAATGGCTCCAACAACAAGTGCTGCAAAGATCTCCATCTTTGCCAACAAATCTGGGTTTGTGATACCAAAGAACAAGTTGTCAGGTTCTATGGTTCCTGTCCTTCGAGGAGGTAAAAAGGAGGGTAGTGAGTCAGTAAATGAAGAAAGCATTAAACAGGTGCGGAGGAAAACTAAGTGGGGCCCTGATCTGACACAAGATACAACTGTTAGGAAAGGAAGAGCCTTAGCATATCAG ACTCGTGTTGATCAAATAGCACAACAGCTGAGTTCAGGACCTATGGACTGGGAAGAGAACCAAGACACATTAACAGCCTCTAGTATTCCGCATTATAAACTTAATGCTGAG aaaataaaatcattggAACTTGAAAAGCGAGAAGCCATTG GTGAAGTTCTAAAACTAAATCCTAACTATAAGCCACCTGCTGGCTACAAACCTATCCAGAAAGAAGGAAAAGTTCCTATCCCT ATCAAAGAGCATCCTGGGTACAATTTCATTGGCTTGATCTTTGGACATGTGAGCGACACTCATAAACGACTGGAAAAG GAAACTGGAGCTAAAGTAAAAGTTTATGGTATTAAAGCAGATACAGGACAAAAG GTCGAAGTTACCTCTGCTGATGGAAATGAATCATGCAGTTCATACCAGGAGATGTATGTTCAAGTGTTGGCTGATACATATGAGAAGGTTGATGCTGCAGTGTCTTTAATTGAACTGCTGGTCAACCCAGTTTCA GTAAAGGCAGGTTCTACATCAATGACTAGTTCTAGTAATGGCATGGCTGCTACTGATAACCCAGGAGTGGTTCAACCAATTGCAGGGTCTGGGCTTGCTCCAGCACATGGCCATTTCCAACAATATCCATGGTTTCCTAGAAGTGCATCTCAGAATACAATTGCTACACTACCGGGATCAATGTCCTCTACGGATCCTCCAGCTGCTGTAGTTGGCAACCCAATCCAAGTATCTTCACTGTCAAACCCCTCAAGTGCACCCTCACTATTTGGCCCACCAGGTATGGTAGCTGGGCTTGGTTCGGTTCCTCAAAATCCTTCACTTGTATCTTCAAGACCGAATACACCTCTAGTTTCTCAGCAGCCATACATGCCTCTCACTCCACTTGGACAAATTGGTGCTCCTAGAAATCCTCTGATCACTGCTTCTGAATCTACAGCTTTTCATCAGAATATGGTAGTTCCTCCTCAAATATCTGTTAACCAATCCATGGCAACAGGGACCTCACAAGTTTTCAGACCGCCTATCTCTAACCAATCACTGCCTTCTGCTGGGGGCCATACTGGATGGTCAGGATGGAACTCTCCAGTGGCTCAAGGTACAAACATGATGCCAATGACTCCACCGATAGCTGCCGCACAAGGAAGTCATCCATTGGTCTCAAATCCCAGGGGTATTTCTGTTGCAGCACCAGTAGGCTTTCCACATGGTAATCCTTCTGGTTCTGCACCAGCTGGTATAGTTAATCAGCAGTCAGCTAATTCTCTTTTACAATCTCAAATGCGGCACCCTCTTCCACAACACCCACCATCTGGTCATCCTAACTCAACACTTCCACCGCAACCTGCAATCCCAAACTCTGTTACTGGAAGGCCTTCGAACTTTGATGCCATGAATCCCCTTCCTATAGGTGCTCCAAGACCACAGCAATCTGGTTCCAGTGATTTTATATTCCAGCCTCACAGGCCAAATTCTGCCTCTCAAGTTATTCCAAGGCCGGTTAGTCGTTTTGATCCTCCGAATATTCCATTACAGAACCAATTAATTCAGCCAGGTCATGCACCTCAGACCCCATCTATTAGACCAGAAATGCTCAACTTGAACCCCTCACATGCAATGCCGAGTTTCGCTGAACTCCAAGTGAACAACAGAATGATTCAGCGGCAACCTATACCGGTCAACTTTGCTGGAGGTCCTGCTGGCCCTCCACCTCCAATTAGGCCTATGCCATTTCCAAATTCAGGTAGTCCATCTTTTGCTCACATGCATCCCAGGAACTTCAATCCAGTGGCTCCACCGGTGAACTCTGGTAGTTATCCTCCTAGAACAGGAAATCTGATGTTTCACCAGAATAATCCAGCAATGATGACTCATCCACCAAACTTTCCAACTTCGAACAATGAATTTCGACCCAGTAAGCCAGGCCCTGGCCCTTTTGGAGTGCAGCAAACATATGATCCCTTTTCACCAACATCTCTCTCTTAA